CGCTGTGGCATTGACGGTGCAAAAGGCGACCAGTGTGAAGCCTGTGGCAGATGGCTTGAACCATTCCAGCTGATTGAACCAAAATGCCTGGTATGTGGGGAAAGGCCGATAAAACAGAAAACAAAGCACTGGTATTTCAAATTATCACAATTTCAGAAACAACTCTCCCAGTGGATTGAAGAGAAAAAGCACTGGAGAGAGACGGTTCTCACTTTTGTCCAGGGTTGGCTTAAAGAAGGACTTGAGGATAGACCTATCACACGGGATATGACCTGGGGTGTGCCGGTTCCTCTTGAGGAGGCAAAGGGTAAGGTATTGTATGTATGGTTTGATGCACCAATTGGTTATATCTCTTCAACAATGGAATGGGCAATAAATAAAGGTGAACCCGACTTATGGAAAGAGTACTGGCTTAATCCCGAAACAAAACTCGTTCACTTTATCGGCAAGGATAATATTGTCTTTCATGCCCTTATCTGGCCCGCAATGCTTATGGCTTATGGGAATTATGTTCTTCCTTCAGAAATCCCGGCAAACCAGTTTCTGAATCTTGAGGGTGAAAAACTTTCCACATCAAGGGGCTATGCGATATGGCTACCTGAGTATTTAAAAGAGTTCCCGGCGGACTCTTTGAGATATGCCCTCACCAGAAACCTGCCCGAAACCAGGGACTCTGATTTTACCTGGCGTGATTTTCAGGCCTGGCATAATAACGAACTCGCTGATATTCTCGGGAACTACATAAATCGCACCCTCACATTTATTGAAAAATACTACAATTCAAATGTCCCTTCTGCATCAGCATTTACGGAAAATGAAAATAGAATCCTTGATATGCTTCACAATGCGCCAAAAATAATCGGGGAGAAGATTGAAAATTTTGAATTCAAAAATGCCCTCCAGGAAGTGATGAAACTTGCCCAGGAAGGAAATCGGTATTTTGACAAAGAAGCACCGTGGATCACGCGTAAAACAAATCCTTTGATCGGAGAAAGAACGATGTATGTCTGTATGAAGATTGTTACATCACTTACTCTTCTCATTGAACCATTCCTTCCTTTTACTGCCCAGAAATTGAAAAAAATTATCAATTTTCCTGAACAGAGCTGGGATAATATTGCGACACCTATTGTGCCCTCAACAATTGGAAAGCCCGAAATATTATTCAAAAAGATTGAAAATCAAGTGATTGAAGTCCAGGTCGCAAAACTCAAAAGAAAAGAAATCTCTATAGAGGATTTCAGCAAGATAGAGTTATGCACCGCCAAGGTCATTTCTGCAAAAAAGGTTGAAGGTAGTGACCACCTCATTGTTTGTGAGATTGAAATCGGCGATAAGAAAAAGCAGATTGTTGCCGGAATTGGTAAACATTACAAACCCGAAGAACTGATTGGCAAGACAATTATCGTTGTAAACAACCTCAAGCCCGTTACATTAAAAGGCGTGCTGTCTGAAGGGATGCTACTTGCAGCCCAGGATAAGAACGGGCTTGTGCTTTTGACTACCGACAAACCGATTTCATCGGGTGCAATTGTGAAGTGATTGACACCCACTGCCATTTAATAGACCCCCAATTCAAACGCGATCTTGATGGCGTGATTAATCGTGCATACGCGGCAGGCATAAAATATATTATAAATATCGGATATGATATTGCAACGAGTGCGGATGCAATTAAAATGAATGAAGTGCATCAGTGGTTGATACCCGCGGTTGGCATTCATCCCAATGAAAGTGCCGAAGAATCAATCAAGGAGATGGAATATATTGAAAGATTCTGTCAGAATAAGGTGGTTGTTGCGGTCGGTGAGACAGGGCTTGATTATTACCGCGACTACTCTCCAAAGGATGCCCAGCAAAAGTTATTTCGTCAACATATAAATCTTGCCCGAAAATACAATTTACC
This portion of the candidate division WOR-3 bacterium genome encodes:
- the metG gene encoding methionine--tRNA ligase; protein product: MKILVTSALPYANGDIHLGHLAGAYLPADIYVRYQRLKGRDVIHICGTDEHGVPITVLADQQKKSPQEIVDFYHESIKKSFIEFGISFDNFSRTTIPLHYRLAQDFFLNIYNKGFIYAKENEQFYCPKCKRFLPDRYVVGKCPRCGIDGAKGDQCEACGRWLEPFQLIEPKCLVCGERPIKQKTKHWYFKLSQFQKQLSQWIEEKKHWRETVLTFVQGWLKEGLEDRPITRDMTWGVPVPLEEAKGKVLYVWFDAPIGYISSTMEWAINKGEPDLWKEYWLNPETKLVHFIGKDNIVFHALIWPAMLMAYGNYVLPSEIPANQFLNLEGEKLSTSRGYAIWLPEYLKEFPADSLRYALTRNLPETRDSDFTWRDFQAWHNNELADILGNYINRTLTFIEKYYNSNVPSASAFTENENRILDMLHNAPKIIGEKIENFEFKNALQEVMKLAQEGNRYFDKEAPWITRKTNPLIGERTMYVCMKIVTSLTLLIEPFLPFTAQKLKKIINFPEQSWDNIATPIVPSTIGKPEILFKKIENQVIEVQVAKLKRKEISIEDFSKIELCTAKVISAKKVEGSDHLIVCEIEIGDKKKQIVAGIGKHYKPEELIGKTIIVVNNLKPVTLKGVLSEGMLLAAQDKNGLVLLTTDKPISSGAIVK